From the genome of Bactrocera oleae isolate idBacOlea1 chromosome 2, idBacOlea1, whole genome shotgun sequence, one region includes:
- the LOC106621890 gene encoding modular serine protease, which translates to MLDSVVVDFSFNNHLNIYLIVFLSIIGGRQLQNTGCDWSCDNGECLDSEYLCDGIINCADGSDETIENCYGNSTCPSFAFRCAYGACITGENRCNKKRDCADNSDELPTICQMTSIELNLAIRGQCGDSKMQCNNGLCIDSDKLCDGIRDCPEGEDETLEKCAPFTCQSFAHRCAYGACIEGKAACNGTAECHDGSDESYALCGGIRKKGSNVRPTPKATETPTTPTTLKIEKKCQIPANIVNAIITNANFGTSIAVGSDVPTNMLIKFACQPGYILDEDGMLLCTSNGWHKRLPVCISREYCDAGMLHADKSTVATCFFDNAPVVCEKIRPNTIARIDCATGYQQKDVPQKTTLRCTNKYNWNQPRTPCEIKCGHVQQLSTPYSRNGIEIKIVEAPWHVGIYINLNEKDFKRVCGGSIVSDRLVVTAAHCVYDEANLKQYENWRFKVSPAKMANSYISADGIDVTNVYIPKKYTGSGDNYNGDMAIITLQKPITFDHSVKPICFENHILAAATVENGMDGFIVGWGPTESSNNVDVFQKVEVTTLSYYRCIERLSSNDKQYDLPTDKFCVVRKGTSGDICRGDSGGGFVRYTHGRYYLLGVISHAPLGKSNCGRDSLIALTNVQYYEEIKLGIDGEAEYVTS; encoded by the exons AGAACACAGGATGCGATTGGAGCTGTGACAACGGCGAGTGTTTAGACAGTGAATATCTCTGCGATGGTATAATTAATTGTGCCGATGGTTCGGATGAAACTATAGAAAACTGCTACGGCAATTCAACATGTCCGTCTTTCGCATTTCGTTGTGCCTATGGAGCTTGTATTACGGGCGAAAATCGTTGCAATAAAAAACGGGACTGTGCAGATAACTCGGACGAATTGCCAACCATATGTCAAATGACGAGTATCGAATTGAACTTGGCGATACGCGGTCAATGTGG TGACTCGAAAATGCAGTGTAACAATGGTCTATGTATAGATAGTGATAAGTTATGTGATGGCATACGAGACTGCCCGGAAGGAGAAGACGAAACCTTGGAAAAATGTGCACCATTTACATGCCAGTCCTTCGCTCATAGATGCGCCTACGGTGCCTGTATAGAGGGTAAAGCCGCCTGTAATGGCACCGCAGAGTGTCACGACGGTTCGGACGAATCATACGCTCTATGCGGTGGTATACGAAAGAAAGGTTCCAACGTACGACCAACGCCGAAAGCAACGGAGACGCCTACAACACCAACAACtctaaaaattgaaaagaagtGTCAAATACCCGCCAATATTGTAAATGCAATAATCACGAATGCAAACTTCGGTACAAGTATCGCCGTCGGTTCGGATGTGCCAACAAATATGCTTATTAAATTTGCATGTCAACCTGGCTATATTTTAGACGAAGACGGTATGTTGCTTTGCACAAGCAACGGTTGGCACAAAAGGCTGCCAGTCTGCATCAGTCGCG AATATTGTGATGCGGGGATGCTACATGCGGATAAATCTACCGTGGCCACTTGCTTCTTCGATAATGCGCCTGTGGTATGTGAAAAAATCAGACCAAACACTATTGCTAGAATCGATTGTGCAACAGGATATCAGCAAAAGGA TGTACCCCAAAAAACCACTTTACGctgtacaaataaatacaattggAATCAGCCGAGGACACCATGCGAAATAAAATGTGGGCATGTGCAACAACTGTCGACGCCATATTCACGCAATggcatagaaattaaaattgttgagGCTCCGTGGCATGTTGGCATTTATATCAACCTAAACGAAAAGGATTTTAAGCGTGTTTGTGGCGGGTCCATAGTTTCTGATCGCCTCGTTGTGACAG CCGCCCATTGCGTCTATGATGAAGCCAATTTAAAACAGTACGAAAATTGGCGTTTCAAAGTGTCTCCAGCAAAGATGGCAAACTCGTACATCAGCGCTGATGGTATCGATGtcacaaatgtatatattccAAAAAA GTACACAGGTTCCGGAGATAACTATAACGGTGATATGGCGATTATCACCTTACAGAAGCCGATTACATTCGATCATTCTGTGAAACCAATTTGCTTTGAAAATCACATTTTGGCTGCTGCCACAGTGGAAAATGGCATGGATGGTTTCATAGTCGGCTGGGGTCCCACTGAGAGCAGTAATAATGTCGACGTCTTTCAGAAAGTGGAAGTAACTACGCTCTCCTACTACAGATGCATCGAGCGGTTAAGCAGCAATGATAAACAGTATGATTTGCCGACTGATAAGTTTTGCGTTGTGCGCAAAGGAACATCAGGCGATATTTGTCGAGGCGATAGCGGTGGTGGATTCGTCAGATATACCCATGGACGATATTATTTGCTAGGAGTAATAAGTCACGCTCCATTAGGCAAAAGCAATTGCGGCAGAGACAGCCTTATAGCGCTTACGAATGTGCAATACTATGAAGAAATAAAGCTAGGCATAGATGGCGAGGCAGAATATGTTACGTCGTAA